Genomic segment of Prochlorococcus marinus CUG1417:
CTGCCCACCAACGGCCCTCTTTTCTTGAAATGGCACCACCTACACCTCCACCAAGTAATGCACCAGCTATCTTCCCATCAGTACAATCATTATCATTAATTTTCTCAACTTTTGATCCTCCACAAGGTATTTCTACATCTACTTCGTAACTTTTTACGTAACCTGGGCTTGATTTTGTTCCAGGGATATATTCTTCTCTGTATTCAGTTCTGGTACAAGTTACTGATTTTGGTGTTGATGCATAAACTTGAAGAGCAGGAGAAAAACTAAACAAAAAAGCTAAAAAGAAAAATTTCACTGTAATTTTTATTCTTTTAATATTCTATGTCCTTTTGATTATTTTGGTAGTAGATATAATAGTTCCTAATAAAACCATTGATGCACCTAATAAAAAATTAATGTTTATTATTTCTCTAAAAAATAAAACTCCCCAAATTGAACCGAATAAAACTTGTAAATAGTTAATTGTAGAAGCTTCAGAAGCAGGTAAATTTTTTAATCCTATAGTTAAGAAAGTTTGACCTAATTGAGTAAATAAGCCAATGCCAATTATCCATACTAATTCATTCCAATTTGGAGTGACCCAGTTTATTAATACAATTGGTAATAAAGTTATTAATGAAACAAGTGGAAAATATTCAATAATTACATAAACATCTTCAGTAAATGAAAGTTTCTTAACTGTAACGTAAGCTAATGCCGTGCAGATTGCTCCAAAAAAAGCTACCCAAATCGAAATATTTTCAATTTCAACATTTATATTTGATAATTGACTTGGATTTAATATTACTAATATTCCAATCCAGCCAATAACTAAAGCAAAAATTATATTTAGATTTATTTTTTCGTTTATAAATATGCCAGCAAATATAGATATAAAAATAGGATATGTGTACTGAATGACAGTAGATATACTAAGAGGCATATTTCTTATCGCATAAAAAATACAAACTAAGGCTAAAGTTCCTAAAGCACCTCTTAAGATAAGTAATGGTCTATTTTTCCCCCAAGGATTTACATTTTTAAGATTAATTATGAATAATGTAATCATTAAACTTAATAATGATCTAAATAATACTAATTCATAAATAGGTATCCTTTTATCAATATTTTTTACGCACAAAGTCATCAAACTAAAGAAGAATGAGGCTAATACCAAATTAAATTTATTTAATGAATTAAATTTTTTTTCTAATTCTGTGATCTTTAACATTTAAATAAATAGTTTTATTGTGAAATTAAGTAGATTCTTATTCGATTTTGATCTATAACAAATAAATTATTATTTATTTTTTTACAAAAATCTCAATGGTTCATTCTATACACCCAAGAACTATTCAAGAGGTTAAGGAAAAGGCAGATATTGTTGACGTTATATCTGAACATATTGTTCTTAAGAAAAAAGGGAAAGAATTTGTTGGAATTTGTCCTTTTCATGATGATACTAAGCCATCTATGACAGTATCACCAAGTAAACAATTTTATTATTGTTTTTCTTGTGGTGCT
This window contains:
- a CDS encoding glycine zipper 2TM domain-containing protein yields the protein MKFFFLAFLFSFSPALQVYASTPKSVTCTRTEYREEYIPGTKSSPGYVKSYEVDVEIPCGGSKVEKINDNDCTDGKIAGALLGGGVGGAISRKEGRWWAVPLGAVTGAAIGCKVDGGN
- a CDS encoding DMT family transporter, with product MLKITELEKKFNSLNKFNLVLASFFFSLMTLCVKNIDKRIPIYELVLFRSLLSLMITLFIINLKNVNPWGKNRPLLILRGALGTLALVCIFYAIRNMPLSISTVIQYTYPIFISIFAGIFINEKINLNIIFALVIGWIGILVILNPSQLSNINVEIENISIWVAFFGAICTALAYVTVKKLSFTEDVYVIIEYFPLVSLITLLPIVLINWVTPNWNELVWIIGIGLFTQLGQTFLTIGLKNLPASEASTINYLQVLFGSIWGVLFFREIININFLLGASMVLLGTIISTTKIIKRT